A DNA window from Desulfobaculum bizertense DSM 18034 contains the following coding sequences:
- a CDS encoding Tim44 domain-containing protein produces MNKILKFFLIPLVAITLTATAVDYASAKRFGGGRSFGGSKSYSHSYSKPVRQQSTRQSMNSATNSTNKRPRLGGFGGFLGGMLAGSLLGSLFFGHPFTGGGFMDILLIGLLVFFALKFFRGRKRATDYAGQGAGLSYGGAGPNSNMNMNSTDYGSSSARSSAEASWGNLGAQASSSQEPEISVPAGFNTDEFLKGAKLSYTRLQKSWDTRDFDDVSQFVTPAVLSEIKAQAAQDPNPSQTDILMLDARLLEVQEQGTQTIATVYFDALLREERGGSSEQVREVWHFLSHSGGMWLLDGIQQLEA; encoded by the coding sequence ATGAACAAGATTCTGAAATTCTTTCTTATTCCCCTTGTCGCAATAACGCTTACTGCGACAGCGGTCGACTATGCCAGTGCAAAACGCTTCGGCGGCGGACGCTCCTTTGGTGGGAGCAAGAGTTACTCACACAGTTACTCAAAACCCGTCCGGCAGCAGAGCACTCGGCAGTCTATGAATTCTGCGACGAATTCTACCAATAAGCGCCCTCGGTTGGGTGGCTTCGGTGGTTTTCTGGGCGGCATGCTTGCTGGCTCACTCCTCGGTTCCCTCTTTTTTGGGCACCCCTTCACGGGTGGCGGATTCATGGATATTTTGCTGATTGGCCTTTTGGTCTTTTTTGCCCTCAAGTTTTTCCGGGGACGAAAAAGAGCAACTGATTACGCCGGTCAGGGAGCAGGGCTTTCGTATGGTGGTGCCGGGCCGAACTCCAACATGAATATGAACAGTACAGACTATGGCAGCTCCTCTGCCAGAAGCTCTGCTGAAGCAAGCTGGGGGAACCTGGGCGCTCAGGCCTCCTCCTCCCAGGAACCAGAAATCTCCGTTCCCGCTGGTTTTAATACGGATGAGTTCCTCAAAGGAGCAAAGCTCTCCTACACCCGGCTTCAAAAATCATGGGACACGAGAGACTTTGACGACGTGTCGCAGTTCGTGACCCCGGCCGTTCTTTCCGAAATTAAAGCTCAGGCTGCGCAGGACCCCAACCCCTCGCAGACTGATATCCTTATGCTGGACGCCCGACTCCTCGAAGTTCAGGAGCAGGGTACTCAGACTATCGCCACTGTCTACTTTGACGCCCTCCTGCGTGAAGAACGCGGCGGAAGCTCTGAGCAGGTGAGAGAAGTATGGCACTTCCTCTCTCATTCTGGCGGAATGTGGCTCCTCGATGGTATTCAGCAGCTCGAAGCATAA
- a CDS encoding EAL domain-containing protein — protein sequence MKALRTRASLMFLVGCVVLLIVSVAVVLGVYATGFKRIERRDVQRNIARVHMIIQNEMVQLERLTADWAWWDDMYEYVDIPDEEFVTSNLPLSTFEDQNFAFALIIDADGETMFSRFVDKERGVFIPLSETLMRNIAPGTPLFAPVRSGKGVSGIMSLPEGPVVVASQPILTSEHQGPPSGVLVFGRWLDDEMLKSVSDQVQLRVDLYKYDSPKIPTPIRTLIMKGNESDVDISGDMVGVGVLRDIYENPALVFSLYQPREIHGLGMSVMRYHIAGIVLCIVAFAVLQLYLLNRFVLSRIRELGDQVRSFSLGTSFDDRISLPGGDELSELADNMNSMLARLGENEQFFTQILRNLNAGVLLVDEETMDVVEINPHALNIIGYDADEVIGSRCRDALCPRKDEGCSKSEISGIGESSEPEVRKLKRKDGTLVSVLKTLACVEWKGRRCILQTILDVTELEEAQNSLRETEKLYRTVFRNTGTASILVDDDTTILLANPMFENLVGRSSREIEGVMSWTDLFHPDDIGKMRANHKRRRSDPLSAPKMYEGRIRTRYGEIRDVMMSVAAVPGEALSVASLTDITEQKKAKDELVKLAFYDELTMLPNRSFLLEKIRQSVDAASRNGTRVGLLNLDLEDFKLVNDSFGHSKGDDILRMVAERLQEIMRKKDIIARVGGDEFLILIDDAKEIEDYARLAEAINERFRKPFYLQGRDIYLKFNIGISVFPDDGSSSPEGLIQNADMAMYQAKTSPSSSFSLFTADLNAKAMARLELEAEMRTAFKQKNFLIFYQPKINLETGEIIGAEALVRWVKPDGEIVTPNEFIPLAEETGLIVPLDNWVMKEAVERVQKWRDKVPPDFRISVNVSALHFNSGDLPGNIAHVLENSTLKPHQLGVEVTETLLMENMDRAVKILSEVADMGVRILLDDFGTGYSSLAYLSKLPINTLKIDKSFVMDITGRGSQGDTVARGILSLAANLGLEVVAEGVETAEQVQFLREHGCQYGQGYLFSKPVPNKDFALLLDQKKIVPD from the coding sequence ATGAAAGCTTTACGAACACGAGCGTCCCTGATGTTTCTGGTGGGATGCGTGGTGCTGCTGATCGTTTCTGTAGCTGTTGTGCTGGGGGTCTATGCGACGGGGTTCAAGCGCATAGAGAGACGTGATGTTCAGCGGAATATTGCCCGTGTTCATATGATTATCCAGAATGAAATGGTGCAGCTGGAAAGGCTGACAGCAGACTGGGCGTGGTGGGATGACATGTATGAATACGTCGACATCCCGGACGAAGAGTTTGTGACCTCAAACCTTCCGCTGTCGACCTTTGAGGACCAGAATTTTGCTTTTGCACTCATCATTGATGCTGATGGTGAGACAATGTTCTCGCGCTTTGTGGATAAGGAGCGGGGCGTCTTTATCCCGCTTTCTGAGACACTGATGCGAAACATTGCGCCGGGAACGCCGCTTTTTGCTCCGGTTCGGAGCGGCAAGGGCGTGAGCGGAATTATGTCTCTGCCAGAGGGACCGGTCGTTGTTGCCTCACAGCCTATCCTGACGAGCGAACATCAGGGACCGCCGAGTGGTGTGCTGGTCTTTGGACGCTGGCTTGATGACGAAATGCTCAAGAGCGTTTCAGATCAGGTGCAGCTGCGCGTCGACCTGTACAAATATGATTCACCCAAAATCCCAACGCCAATTCGGACACTTATCATGAAGGGAAACGAGAGCGATGTGGATATCAGCGGTGACATGGTGGGCGTGGGCGTGCTCCGTGATATTTATGAAAATCCGGCACTGGTTTTCTCACTGTACCAGCCTCGCGAGATTCATGGTCTTGGCATGTCTGTCATGCGCTATCATATTGCTGGAATCGTGCTGTGTATTGTCGCTTTTGCTGTGCTCCAGCTCTACCTCCTGAACAGGTTTGTGCTGTCCCGTATCCGTGAGCTGGGAGATCAGGTGAGGAGCTTTAGCCTTGGGACGAGCTTTGATGACCGTATTTCCTTGCCGGGTGGCGATGAACTTTCTGAGCTTGCGGACAACATGAATAGCATGCTGGCCCGCCTTGGAGAGAATGAACAGTTCTTTACCCAAATTCTGCGAAACCTGAATGCAGGCGTTTTGCTGGTTGATGAAGAGACAATGGATGTTGTGGAGATCAATCCACATGCACTGAATATTATTGGCTATGATGCAGATGAAGTGATCGGCAGCCGGTGCCGTGATGCTCTATGCCCCCGGAAGGACGAAGGGTGCTCAAAGAGCGAAATTTCTGGCATCGGTGAGAGTTCGGAGCCAGAGGTGCGCAAGCTCAAGCGCAAGGATGGTACACTCGTGAGTGTGCTCAAGACGCTGGCGTGTGTGGAGTGGAAGGGGCGCCGGTGCATTCTGCAAACCATTCTGGATGTAACGGAGCTTGAAGAGGCGCAGAATTCACTGCGGGAGACAGAAAAGCTGTATCGAACTGTGTTCCGTAATACCGGAACAGCCTCAATTCTGGTGGATGATGACACCACGATTCTGCTGGCGAATCCCATGTTCGAAAATCTTGTGGGTCGATCTTCCCGGGAGATTGAGGGCGTGATGTCGTGGACGGATCTTTTTCACCCCGATGATATTGGCAAGATGCGGGCGAATCACAAGCGGCGCCGAAGCGACCCGCTTTCTGCGCCCAAGATGTATGAGGGGCGCATAAGGACGCGGTATGGCGAGATTCGGGACGTGATGATGAGCGTTGCTGCGGTCCCCGGAGAGGCCCTGAGTGTTGCCTCGCTCACAGACATAACCGAGCAGAAGAAGGCAAAGGATGAGCTGGTAAAGCTGGCATTTTATGACGAGCTGACCATGCTTCCCAACCGGTCATTTTTGCTCGAAAAAATCCGCCAGTCAGTGGATGCTGCGTCACGAAACGGGACGCGCGTTGGCCTGCTCAATCTTGACCTTGAAGATTTTAAGCTGGTGAACGATTCCTTTGGGCATAGCAAGGGCGATGACATTTTGCGGATGGTTGCTGAGCGATTGCAGGAGATCATGCGCAAGAAAGACATCATTGCGCGCGTTGGTGGCGATGAATTTTTGATTCTCATTGATGATGCCAAGGAAATTGAGGACTACGCGCGACTTGCAGAGGCCATAAATGAGCGTTTCCGCAAGCCGTTCTATTTGCAGGGGCGAGACATTTATCTCAAGTTTAATATCGGCATTTCCGTTTTTCCTGATGACGGGAGCAGTAGCCCTGAGGGACTGATTCAGAATGCAGATATGGCGATGTATCAGGCCAAGACGTCACCGTCTTCGTCTTTCAGCCTGTTTACTGCCGACCTGAATGCCAAGGCAATGGCCCGGCTCGAACTGGAAGCCGAGATGCGTACGGCGTTCAAGCAGAAAAATTTCCTCATTTTTTATCAGCCGAAGATCAATCTGGAGACAGGCGAGATTATTGGAGCAGAGGCGCTGGTGCGCTGGGTGAAGCCTGACGGTGAAATTGTCACTCCAAACGAGTTTATTCCGCTTGCTGAGGAGACCGGGCTTATTGTTCCTCTCGACAACTGGGTCATGAAAGAAGCCGTTGAGCGGGTTCAGAAGTGGAGAGACAAGGTGCCACCGGACTTCCGCATTTCGGTCAATGTTTCTGCCCTGCATTTTAACTCCGGGGATTTGCCTGGGAACATTGCGCATGTTCTGGAGAATTCAACGCTCAAGCCGCATCAGCTTGGGGTCGAGGTCACGGAAACGCTGCTTATGGAGAACATGGACCGGGCCGTGAAGATCCTTTCCGAGGTAGCCGACATGGGCGTGAGGATTTTGCTCGATGACTTTGGGACTGGCTATTCCTCGCTTGCCTATCTGAGCAAGCTTCCTATCAACACGCTCAAGATCGACAAATCATTTGTTATGGACATCACTGGCCGCGGAAGCCAGGGCGACACGGTTGCCCGTGGTATTCTTTCCCTTGCCGCGAATCTTGGGCTGGAAGTTGTGGCCGAAGGTGTGGAAACTGCGGAGCAGGTTCAGTTCCTGCGAGAGCACGGTTGCCAGTATGGGCAGGGCTATCTCTTCTCGAAGCCCGTTCCAAACAAGGATTTCGCCCTTCTGCTCGACCAGAAAAAGATCGTGCCTGACTAG
- a CDS encoding YifB family Mg chelatase-like AAA ATPase, whose protein sequence is MLAKVWSAALHGIDAQKVELEVDMSRSGLPAFTMVGLVEGAVRESKERVLSALKNSGFKLPPTRITVNLAPADLRKAGSGYDLPLSLGLLAASGALDASLLHGWYFCGELSLTGEVKGVPGVLAVAAKAREQGAKGLIVSHQNAAEAAVVTDVSVIGVGSLAEAVQFLNGEKDIPPSACPLESLWENREQYPIDFSEVKGQEHAKRAIEIAAAGSHNLLFIGPPGSGKTMLASRIPTVLPALTFDEALEVTKIYSVTGLLGSEPLRVSRPFRSPHHTISDAGLIGGGTYPRPGEVSLAHRGVLFLDELPEFKKHVLEVLRQPLETGSVTISRAAMSLTYPASIMLVAAMNPCPCGYYGDPQHVCVCTPRQVTAYRSRLSGPLLDRIDLHVEVPAVAYSDLKAPAKGADSASMRQRIASARKVQCERYKGTGISTNSALSGALLEQYCSLGDKEHAFLEKAVQRLGLSARAYTRILRIARTIADIDGVASLSVVQLAEAINYRSLDRPAL, encoded by the coding sequence ATGCTGGCGAAGGTTTGGAGTGCAGCGCTACACGGTATTGATGCGCAGAAGGTTGAGCTGGAAGTGGACATGTCTCGTAGCGGGCTTCCCGCCTTCACGATGGTTGGGCTTGTGGAGGGGGCCGTGCGCGAGAGCAAGGAGCGTGTGCTTTCTGCGCTCAAGAATTCCGGGTTTAAGCTCCCGCCAACCCGCATAACAGTGAACCTTGCCCCTGCTGATCTTCGAAAGGCAGGCAGTGGCTATGACCTGCCGCTCAGTCTTGGGCTTCTTGCTGCGTCTGGGGCTTTGGACGCCTCTCTCCTTCATGGATGGTACTTCTGTGGTGAACTGTCGCTTACAGGCGAAGTCAAAGGCGTTCCCGGCGTTCTGGCTGTTGCGGCAAAAGCGCGGGAGCAGGGCGCCAAGGGATTGATTGTTTCTCACCAGAATGCCGCGGAAGCTGCGGTCGTTACGGATGTCTCTGTCATTGGTGTTGGCTCTCTTGCAGAGGCGGTTCAGTTTCTAAATGGCGAGAAGGATATCCCCCCAAGTGCGTGTCCCCTTGAATCCTTATGGGAGAACCGGGAGCAGTATCCCATCGATTTTTCGGAAGTGAAAGGGCAGGAGCACGCCAAGCGGGCCATTGAAATTGCCGCTGCAGGCTCGCACAACCTGCTGTTTATTGGTCCTCCCGGCAGTGGCAAGACCATGCTTGCCAGTCGTATTCCCACGGTGCTCCCCGCGCTGACCTTTGACGAAGCGCTTGAGGTCACCAAAATTTATTCTGTCACCGGTCTGCTCGGCTCGGAGCCGCTTCGAGTTTCCCGTCCATTTCGTTCTCCGCATCACACCATTTCTGACGCCGGCCTTATTGGTGGTGGCACCTATCCGCGTCCCGGTGAGGTCTCTCTTGCGCATCGTGGTGTGCTTTTTCTCGACGAGCTTCCAGAATTCAAGAAGCATGTTCTCGAAGTCCTTCGGCAGCCGCTCGAAACAGGCTCCGTCACGATTTCCCGCGCCGCAATGTCTCTCACGTATCCCGCCAGCATTATGCTTGTTGCGGCCATGAACCCTTGTCCCTGTGGGTATTATGGCGACCCGCAGCACGTCTGTGTCTGCACGCCCCGGCAGGTCACCGCCTATCGTTCGCGTCTCTCCGGTCCCTTGCTCGATCGCATTGATCTGCATGTTGAAGTGCCTGCCGTTGCCTATTCCGATCTTAAGGCACCAGCAAAGGGCGCGGATTCTGCGAGCATGCGGCAGCGTATTGCCTCGGCGCGCAAGGTTCAGTGTGAGCGGTACAAAGGCACTGGTATAAGCACCAACTCTGCGCTGAGTGGGGCACTGCTTGAGCAGTACTGCTCCCTCGGCGACAAGGAGCATGCCTTTCTCGAGAAAGCTGTTCAGCGACTCGGACTCTCCGCCCGCGCGTACACCCGCATTCTTCGCATTGCCCGCACAATTGCCGACATCGACGGCGTTGCCTCACTCTCCGTCGTGCAGCTCGCCGAAGCTATCAATTATCGCTCTCTCGACCGCCCCGCGTTATAA